The following proteins are co-located in the Microcystis wesenbergii NRERC-220 genome:
- a CDS encoding geranylgeranyl reductase family protein, protein MFDCIIIGAGPAGATAGYHLAKKGRSILILDKAKLPRYKPCGGGVSPAIKQWFDFDFTPVIENTVTQVEFTWKQGDAATTKLNMLEPMWMVQRDRFDDFLGQQAIAVGATIQDNSEVTQIKFLQDHWQVTTSQGTFSGKYLIAADGVRGNTSRWLGLPAKNQAIGATLEITNEGATIPPQKAFFDFGSLKNGYIWAFPKSNGYTISGGCFKGSIKSEDLKKQLLNYARQKGWNLEDYRYSEYALALWNGNKPLHAQNALITGEAAGILDPLIGEGIRPAILTGVKAAEAIDRALAGDNQALAGYSRIIREEWGEDMALAAKLAGLFYQFTQIAYNIAVKRPIAGQLMGRILVGDLKYRDVTEQAMQQLKKLLLPGFGW, encoded by the coding sequence ATGTTTGACTGTATTATCATCGGTGCGGGACCAGCAGGAGCGACGGCGGGTTATCATCTAGCTAAAAAGGGGCGATCGATTCTGATCCTCGATAAAGCGAAATTACCCCGTTATAAACCCTGTGGTGGGGGGGTATCCCCGGCAATTAAGCAGTGGTTTGATTTTGATTTTACCCCCGTGATCGAGAATACCGTCACGCAAGTGGAGTTTACTTGGAAACAGGGGGATGCCGCCACCACTAAGTTAAATATGCTAGAACCGATGTGGATGGTACAAAGGGATCGTTTCGATGATTTTTTAGGTCAACAGGCGATCGCAGTCGGGGCAACCATCCAAGATAACAGCGAAGTTACCCAGATCAAATTCCTTCAAGATCACTGGCAAGTTACCACATCACAGGGAACATTTTCAGGTAAATATCTGATTGCTGCCGATGGTGTTAGGGGCAATACCAGTCGCTGGTTGGGATTACCGGCGAAAAACCAAGCGATCGGGGCTACCCTCGAAATTACTAACGAAGGGGCTACTATTCCCCCCCAAAAAGCTTTTTTTGACTTTGGTTCCCTAAAAAATGGTTATATCTGGGCTTTTCCCAAGTCTAATGGTTACACAATTAGCGGTGGTTGTTTTAAGGGCAGCATCAAATCCGAGGATCTGAAAAAACAACTGTTAAATTATGCCCGTCAAAAGGGCTGGAATTTAGAGGATTATCGCTATAGTGAGTATGCTTTAGCCCTTTGGAACGGAAATAAACCGCTACACGCCCAAAATGCCCTAATTACAGGAGAAGCGGCGGGGATTCTCGATCCTCTCATCGGTGAGGGTATCCGTCCGGCAATTTTGACGGGAGTTAAGGCAGCCGAGGCGATCGATCGAGCTTTAGCCGGGGATAATCAGGCTTTAGCGGGCTATAGTCGGATAATTCGGGAAGAATGGGGGGAAGATATGGCTTTAGCGGCCAAATTAGCCGGTTTATTCTATCAATTTACCCAAATCGCCTACAATATCGCCGTTAAACGCCCGATCGCCGGTCAACTGATGGGACGTATTCTCGTGGGAGATTTAAAATACCGGGATGTTACGGAACAAGCGATGCAACAATTGAAAAAGCTTTTACTGCCCGGATTCGGTTGGTGA
- a CDS encoding AAA family ATPase, giving the protein MKIVSIKIKNYRMFKNIHIRDIPPFCVIIGANGTGKSTLFDIFGFLRDALKNNIRQALQIRGGYREIITRGQEQEDIEIELQFPMKILDTERLVTYQIIIGQNNNRPVIKREILRYKRGEHGKPFHFLDFQLGQGYAITNEEDFSKPDKELDREEQQLESNDILAIKGLGQFQRFKAATAFRSLIENWHVSDFHISEARGSKEISYAEHLSPTGDNIATVAQYIYQQYPEIFQQILEKMKQRVPGISSVEAKETEDGRLILRFQDQAFKDPFIDRYVSDGTMKMFAYLILLFDPNPHPLLCVEEPENQLYPTLLKELAEEFAHYSYRGGQVFVSSHSPDFINAVPLASIFWLIKSQGITQIHRANDSEILKNLVAEGDLPGYLWNQGWFEGVEP; this is encoded by the coding sequence ATGAAAATTGTTTCTATTAAAATAAAAAACTATCGTATGTTTAAAAATATACACATAAGAGATATTCCCCCTTTTTGCGTGATTATTGGAGCTAACGGCACGGGAAAATCTACTCTATTTGATATTTTTGGGTTTCTGCGAGATGCCCTCAAAAATAACATTCGCCAAGCTTTACAAATTCGCGGCGGTTATAGAGAAATTATCACTAGAGGTCAAGAACAGGAAGATATTGAAATCGAGCTGCAATTTCCCATGAAAATCTTAGATACAGAACGTCTGGTTACTTATCAAATCATAATTGGACAAAACAATAATCGCCCCGTTATCAAACGCGAAATACTTCGCTATAAACGGGGTGAACACGGTAAACCTTTTCATTTTTTAGATTTTCAACTTGGTCAAGGATATGCTATCACCAACGAAGAAGATTTTAGTAAACCGGATAAAGAACTCGATCGAGAAGAACAACAGCTAGAATCTAACGATATACTAGCAATCAAAGGATTAGGACAATTTCAACGTTTTAAAGCCGCTACAGCCTTTCGTTCTCTGATTGAAAATTGGCACGTTTCTGACTTTCATATTAGCGAAGCTAGAGGAAGTAAAGAAATATCTTATGCTGAACACTTATCCCCTACTGGCGACAATATAGCTACAGTCGCTCAATATATTTATCAACAATATCCCGAAATTTTTCAGCAAATTCTCGAAAAAATGAAACAACGAGTTCCGGGTATTTCCTCTGTGGAAGCCAAAGAAACCGAAGACGGTCGCTTGATTTTACGTTTTCAAGATCAGGCCTTTAAAGACCCTTTTATTGATCGCTATGTTTCTGACGGAACTATGAAAATGTTCGCTTATTTAATATTACTATTCGATCCCAATCCTCATCCCCTACTCTGTGTCGAAGAACCAGAAAACCAACTTTATCCTACTTTATTAAAAGAACTAGCCGAAGAATTCGCCCACTATAGCTATCGGGGGGGTCAGGTATTTGTTTCTAGCCACTCCCCCGATTTTATCAATGCGGTTCCACTAGCTAGTATTTTTTGGCTAATTAAATCCCAAGGTATCACCCAAATCCATAGGGCTAACGATAGCGAAATCCTCAAAAACTTAGTAGCGGAAGGCGATTTACCCGGCTATCTTTGGAATCAAGGCTGGTTTGAAGGAGTAGAACCCTAA
- a CDS encoding DUF4278 domain-containing protein, with amino-acid sequence MTLVYRGVKYERDSLPLEMNTGDIGGKYRGQDWNHHYPRHMLQLEPKLHRQYRGVAYSTRPHFAEQVIPNTCPLPVVKPPVVVQEETLSSIHLNNIRRRLERRLQIAQENGDETLVNLLKKESQDLALNC; translated from the coding sequence ATGACGTTAGTCTATCGAGGAGTTAAGTACGAAAGGGATTCTCTCCCCTTGGAGATGAATACTGGAGATATCGGGGGTAAATACCGAGGTCAAGACTGGAATCACCATTATCCTCGCCATATGCTCCAATTAGAGCCGAAACTGCATCGTCAGTATCGTGGAGTTGCCTACAGCACCCGTCCTCATTTTGCCGAGCAAGTCATCCCGAACACTTGTCCGTTGCCCGTTGTCAAACCCCCTGTTGTTGTCCAGGAGGAAACCCTTTCTAGTATCCATCTGAACAATATTCGTCGTCGTCTGGAACGTCGTTTACAAATCGCTCAAGAGAATGGTGACGAAACCCTCGTTAATCTCTTGAAAAAAGAATCCCAAGACTTAGCCTTAAACTGCTAG
- a CDS encoding AI-2E family transporter, whose translation MTFGSSLGLVLLVFCLLILWQIRQILLLLLMAILLAQILNLAVTWWQRHHLKRSYALIITLFSFFIGIIGIFVGIIPALVQQFRQLFSLLPQAIERLWGQVHSLEDYLDPSLATVFPDFKTLLAQLQPLINQIAGRGLSIFYGTFGIILSLLLIVALSLMILADPAAYHRCFLRLFPAFYRPRVRSILEQCDRDLKAWLKGIFCHMLIMTLGSCLGLSLIGIPLAFSQSILAGFLTFIPNLGPVLSTILPFSIALLEAPWQPWAVLLLYSSIYLLIQYFDHHPPLPILTVPSLKLLPAFTLLAQLFFASIFGFLGLFLAVPLTLIGRIWLKEALIEDILNHWRIGDKKS comes from the coding sequence ATGACTTTTGGCAGCAGCCTCGGTTTAGTCCTGTTAGTCTTCTGTCTGTTGATTCTCTGGCAGATTCGACAGATTCTCCTATTATTATTGATGGCGATTCTTCTGGCGCAGATTTTAAATTTGGCTGTGACTTGGTGGCAGCGTCATCACCTCAAGCGTTCCTACGCCCTAATTATCACCCTTTTTAGCTTCTTTATTGGTATAATCGGTATTTTTGTGGGGATTATACCCGCTTTAGTCCAACAATTTCGCCAATTATTTAGTTTATTACCCCAAGCTATAGAAAGACTCTGGGGACAAGTCCATAGTCTTGAGGATTATCTCGATCCTAGTCTGGCCACTGTCTTCCCGGACTTTAAAACGCTGCTGGCTCAATTACAACCCCTGATTAACCAAATTGCTGGCCGGGGTTTAAGCATTTTCTACGGCACTTTCGGTATTATCCTCAGCTTACTGCTAATTGTTGCCCTGAGCTTGATGATTCTCGCCGATCCTGCCGCTTACCACCGTTGTTTTCTGCGTTTATTTCCCGCTTTCTACCGTCCTAGGGTACGATCGATCCTAGAACAATGCGATCGAGATTTAAAAGCTTGGCTGAAAGGGATTTTCTGTCATATGTTGATTATGACCTTGGGCAGTTGCCTGGGTCTATCCCTGATCGGCATTCCCCTCGCTTTTTCCCAATCTATCCTGGCGGGATTTCTCACCTTTATCCCTAACCTCGGGCCGGTTTTAAGCACGATTTTACCCTTTTCTATCGCCCTTCTGGAGGCTCCCTGGCAACCCTGGGCAGTTTTACTACTCTACAGCAGTATTTATCTGTTAATTCAATATTTCGACCATCATCCACCGCTGCCCATTTTAACAGTGCCGTCCCTCAAGCTCTTACCCGCTTTTACCCTGTTGGCCCAGTTGTTTTTTGCCTCGATTTTTGGCTTTTTAGGGCTATTTCTGGCGGTTCCCCTGACGCTTATCGGTCGTATTTGGCTAAAGGAAGCTTTGATCGAGGATATTCTCAACCATTGGCGGATTGGGGATAAAAAATCTTAA
- a CDS encoding protein kinase domain-containing protein, whose product MTDLILQNRYKVLRLIADGGFGETFLAEDSQMPSKRLCLVKQLKPINDNPQVHNLVKERFDREAAILEKLSENSPQIPKLYAYFEENNQFYLVEEFIEGETLSQRIQSKGVFTDDQVKEILVSILQVLIYVHGQKIIHRDIKPDNIILRIYDHLPILIDFGAVKETMGTVVSNSGHSLNSIVIGTPGFMPSEQAIGRPVYSSDLYALGLTAIYLLTGKTPEMLESDPMTGKIYWRQFALNTNISLAAVLDKTISLRSNERYLTAKEMLEALQAPPSIVATNIVIPAATPAPTQIIYPVTSKPVSNPRTLPEWVKAIIIGSMIGTGILGGFVLSYYLSNSSGDESISPSPSPENQDSDITINNEFPKSVCGDENITDTYYKVVVTDEDSLERVKNNFCRDAFVNDGNIQVATFSDLNRAQELQKHLIKYFNQVKITQGVIDTSPSPEAVYSPVPQQTVNSISRSEAVDLIERWLKAKRDIFGPSYQTYLGEKLLTGKAYNDKIKSSDGQESSSEWLANNGAYYIYGVQRIDSVNNFTSSGDQATVDVVVTEERTLYNNQGKIDQKNSGLSTLLVRYNLENDEGTWKIANSRTLKSLVRR is encoded by the coding sequence ATGACGGATTTAATTCTACAAAATCGTTACAAAGTCTTGCGATTAATTGCCGATGGTGGTTTCGGAGAGACTTTTTTGGCAGAAGATAGCCAAATGCCCTCAAAACGGCTCTGTCTGGTTAAACAGCTAAAACCGATTAATGATAATCCCCAGGTTCACAATCTTGTCAAAGAAAGATTTGATCGAGAAGCCGCTATCCTGGAAAAATTGAGCGAAAATAGTCCTCAAATTCCCAAACTATACGCTTATTTTGAGGAAAATAATCAATTTTATTTAGTCGAGGAATTTATCGAGGGGGAAACTCTCAGCCAAAGAATACAGAGTAAAGGAGTTTTTACCGATGATCAAGTCAAAGAGATTTTAGTTAGTATTCTACAGGTTTTAATTTATGTTCACGGACAAAAAATTATCCATCGAGATATAAAACCCGATAATATTATTCTACGAATTTATGATCATTTACCGATCCTAATTGATTTTGGTGCGGTTAAAGAAACTATGGGAACGGTGGTTTCTAATTCGGGGCATTCTCTTAATTCTATTGTTATCGGTACTCCCGGTTTTATGCCATCAGAACAAGCGATCGGTCGTCCGGTTTATAGTAGTGATCTCTACGCTTTAGGATTGACGGCTATTTATCTACTAACTGGCAAAACTCCTGAAATGTTAGAGAGCGATCCGATGACAGGAAAAATTTATTGGCGGCAGTTCGCTTTAAATACTAATATCAGTTTAGCAGCTGTGCTAGATAAAACTATTTCACTGCGCTCTAACGAACGTTATTTAACTGCAAAAGAGATGTTAGAAGCGCTACAAGCTCCTCCATCAATTGTAGCAACAAATATCGTTATTCCTGCCGCTACCCCCGCTCCTACTCAAATAATTTATCCTGTAACTTCAAAACCTGTTTCTAATCCCCGCACGTTACCTGAATGGGTGAAAGCAATAATTATAGGTAGTATGATCGGTACTGGCATTTTAGGTGGTTTTGTCTTAAGTTATTATCTCTCAAATTCTTCTGGAGATGAGTCAATTTCTCCGTCACCTTCCCCAGAGAATCAAGACTCAGATATTACCATTAATAATGAGTTTCCTAAATCTGTCTGTGGAGATGAGAATATCACCGATACTTACTATAAAGTTGTAGTAACTGATGAGGATAGTTTAGAGAGAGTTAAAAATAACTTTTGTCGCGATGCTTTTGTTAATGATGGTAATATTCAGGTGGCAACTTTTAGTGACTTAAATCGCGCTCAAGAGTTACAAAAGCACCTAATTAAATACTTTAATCAAGTTAAAATTACCCAAGGTGTCATCGATACCTCACCCAGTCCTGAAGCTGTCTATTCACCTGTTCCTCAACAGACAGTTAACTCTATTTCTCGTTCAGAAGCGGTGGATTTAATCGAGCGCTGGTTAAAGGCAAAAAGAGATATTTTCGGTCCCTCCTATCAAACCTATTTAGGAGAAAAATTACTTACAGGTAAAGCTTATAATGACAAAATAAAAAGCTCTGATGGTCAAGAAAGTTCTTCCGAATGGTTAGCTAATAATGGCGCTTATTATATCTATGGAGTTCAGAGAATAGATTCAGTTAATAATTTTACATCCTCTGGCGATCAAGCTACAGTGGATGTGGTGGTTACTGAAGAAAGAACACTCTATAACAATCAGGGTAAAATTGATCAAAAAAATAGTGGTTTAAGTACCTTATTAGTTCGCTATAATCTTGAAAATGACGAGGGAACATGGAAAATAGCTAACTCTAGAACTCTTAAAAGTTTAGTTCGTAGATAA
- the rsgA gene encoding small ribosomal subunit biogenesis GTPase RsgA gives MVDAQLTDLYGTVVAVQANFYQVRLDSPVMGENLLCTRRARLQKIGQSVMVGDRVRVEEANFDDRQGAIAEVLPRSTEIDRPAVANIEQILLVFALAEPVLDPWLISRFLVKAESTGLEIAVCVNKIDLGEPEQIELWGDRLAGWGYRPFFVSVEKNRGFEALLAQLNHKITLLAGPSGVGKSSLINCLIPEINQRVGDVSGKLQKGRHTTRHVELFALPNRGLLADSPGFNQPDIKCLPEQLTFYFPEVRQRLALGNCQFNDCTHRREPNCVVRGDWERYQHYLEFLEEAITREQSLHKTSTKESSLKLKIKEAGQETYEPKLANKKYRRPSRRGKNQDQERYENKTLQDIYNDDSE, from the coding sequence ATGGTAGATGCACAATTAACCGATTTATACGGCACAGTGGTGGCCGTACAGGCGAATTTCTATCAGGTACGCTTGGATTCTCCCGTTATGGGCGAGAATCTTCTCTGTACCCGTCGCGCTCGCTTGCAAAAAATCGGTCAATCGGTGATGGTTGGTGATCGGGTGCGCGTGGAGGAAGCCAATTTTGATGATCGGCAGGGTGCGATCGCAGAAGTCCTCCCCCGCAGTACCGAGATCGATCGGCCGGCCGTTGCCAATATCGAGCAGATTTTGCTAGTTTTTGCCCTTGCCGAACCTGTCCTCGATCCTTGGCTGATCAGTCGTTTTTTGGTGAAAGCCGAGTCCACAGGCTTGGAAATTGCGGTCTGTGTCAATAAAATCGATCTGGGGGAACCGGAACAAATAGAACTCTGGGGCGATCGCCTAGCTGGTTGGGGATATCGTCCCTTTTTTGTCAGTGTGGAGAAAAATCGGGGATTTGAGGCTTTATTGGCACAATTAAACCATAAAATTACTCTCTTGGCCGGTCCATCCGGGGTGGGAAAATCGAGTTTAATTAATTGCCTAATTCCTGAGATTAATCAACGGGTGGGGGATGTGTCGGGAAAACTGCAAAAAGGTCGTCACACTACCCGTCATGTGGAGTTATTTGCTTTACCAAATCGGGGTTTATTGGCCGATAGTCCGGGGTTTAACCAACCGGATATTAAGTGTTTACCGGAACAATTAACTTTTTATTTTCCAGAAGTGAGACAGCGTTTAGCTTTAGGAAATTGTCAATTTAATGATTGTACTCACCGTCGGGAACCTAACTGTGTGGTGAGGGGAGATTGGGAACGTTACCAACATTATTTAGAGTTTTTAGAAGAGGCGATCACACGAGAACAGTCATTACATAAAACTAGCACAAAAGAGTCAAGTTTAAAGTTAAAAATTAAAGAAGCAGGTCAAGAAACCTACGAACCCAAATTAGCTAATAAAAAATATCGTCGTCCTTCCCGTCGCGGCAAAAATCAAGATCAGGAACGCTACGAAAATAAAACTCTCCAAGATATTTATAATGATGATTCTGAATAG
- a CDS encoding sulfurtransferase TusA family protein, which yields MTLDLRGTPCPINFVRTKLQLEKMTAGERLEVWLDAGEPIEQVPTSLTVEGYQIESIEDRDSFFVLQVYRPDF from the coding sequence ATGACTTTAGACCTGCGCGGCACTCCCTGCCCAATTAATTTTGTCCGGACAAAATTGCAATTAGAGAAAATGACCGCCGGGGAACGGTTGGAAGTCTGGTTAGATGCCGGGGAACCGATCGAACAGGTTCCCACTAGCCTGACAGTGGAGGGTTATCAGATAGAATCGATCGAGGACCGAGATAGCTTTTTTGTTCTCCAAGTCTATCGCCCCGATTTCTAA